Part of the Nicotiana sylvestris chromosome 2, ASM39365v2, whole genome shotgun sequence genome, ggttgtatcttctctatctctctttatattactattcttgtttatgcttcctgccttacatactcggtactttatttgtactgacgtcccttttgcctggggacgttgtgtttcattcccgcaggtcccaattgataggttgacattcctcctagtaggctatcagctcagcggaggtgttggtgcactctacttgctccggagttgcctatttggtcagtatgctttggatatgtattgattgatatggtggggccctgtcccgacctttataattttatgtactcttagaggcttggagacatatgtcgtgtatatgAAAATCatatggccttatcggcctatgttcagtgtatgaGTTATCACTTTGGTTTTATAGGcacgtatgtcacatgtataagtttgcatGTCATGTCCGGTCGTCCAATATTTAGTATtccattatattttatttttgttatctcatgacgaccTTTCTAGGCTATTTACCCATGATATTATGATATTacagatacgttatgttggtactcggttaagcaaggtaccgggtgcccgtcgcggcctatcgatttgggtcgtgacaatgtgaATCAAATTATCCCGGAATTATTAGTCCTGGAATTATTATCCCTGGACTAATTTATTCCACCTGGGAGGTTATAATCCCAAGTTTGATGAAATAAGGTGGGATAAGGTAGGATATCCAGAATTAAGTTTGGGATTAAATTTATACTATGTTTAGTTGACGGTACAAAATTGATCCTGGAAATTTATACCGTCAAGGCGTCAACAAAACATAGTATGAATTTTATCCCACACCGTATCCCACCTTATCTCGTGTATCAAGCGACCCCATAAGGACTGAAACCAATGTAATGTATTGACACCAAATTAACTTCTTGAAAACAGCCTATAAGTAGCAGATATTATAAGTTCAACAAATAGAATTTCATTTGCATAATGTTGTAAAGATCATGACATCCACTTGAGATTTTCTCAAAAGTAAAGACTTGATACACATTAGTTTTCAAAGAGAGTTACAACTAATGTTTAACCATACATGTCCCACAAATTTATTATTAGTAGCTAGGAAGTACATTACACCCGTGTCCTGCCACTGTCCTGTATATGTAGAGTTTATCGACGAGGCAACTTTCTGGTCTTGTATCTCGATGACCCCTCTCATCTATCTATAACTTCAACATCAACCGGGGGAAACTTCTGAGCTTTGCAGCATTGGCCAACAGAGCCTCGTCGCCAAAGGGGCAGTCTCTGATCTCCAACTTATGGAGTCTTTCACAACCGGAGAACACGTAGTAGAGCTAGATCACTATCCCCTGCAAAATTTACGGAGAGCATCTCTAGCTTCTTAGCATGGGCCTTGATGTACTCATCCACGAGATCCATAAGGAGGCCAGAAAGCAAAAGTCGCCGCAATCCCTTGCAGTGTTGCACGATTGCTCCAAAACCAGCATCAGGCGGTCCGAGGGCTAGATAGTCAGGAGTTTGAGGCTTGATTATATATACACAAAGGTAGTCTGATCATGTTTTGACGGTTCCTTGCAATAGTAACGAAGGTGGCGCTTGTCATTTGGAAGCCAGCTCAGACAGCTACAAAGCGTTGCTCTGTCAAGGATACATTCGGTTCTTGCGCATACATTTGGCTCGGAAGGAAATACCCTAAGTTCTTACAAGAGTTAGCAATCTCATGAAGACCGGTATATGTCTTCAATATAATCCAGCACCTGCAGTCACATTCAGATGCACGGATTAAAACTTTTTCACCTGCAAGGACAAAAGTACTCAGAAAGAGTAACCTTGATAATTTCCCATTTCTTAAACTAAAAACTTACCACAGAGAACAAGCACAGGGGCAAAGTAAAGTGTCAACTCGAGTCTCCTTCTTATAATGAAACGAGAGTAGATCAAGCTTTGAGGAAAATTTGTTGCATTTCTTGTCTGTTTTTCACAGCTAACGGAGCAAGAGTAGCAGCCTGTGCAGCCAAGTTATCTACAAATACAGAGCTAGCTGCAACAACAAGTACAACAGCATTTTGAGAATGCACCTGGTTTGGTTGGACATTTGGTGGAGGAAATATAGGAGGACCTGTTGATGATGAGACAGGAACAGGACTAAAAATTGCTTCGGGCCGAGGTGAACGAGTGCCTTGTTGAGGGGCTGGCATAGTGACAACGATGATTCAGGTTGCCTCTCCATCAAAATTGAATCAAAAGAACCTTTCCGCGTGGATTTCGGACAAGGTAAACATAAAGCCAACAATCTATAAGGATTGAAAGAAGCCAAGCACTGCGCAATCACGTCCAGGATCTCCTTCAAGACTCTTAGGTGAAATAAAATGGAGCAAATGTAGTAAGAGTCTAAAAAACCAAAGCTAGCGGAGGAGCCCTGCCAAAAAAAATTGGTATATATGTAATACAATATATGCAAGCATTCAGTTGATCATGGCATGCACCTAAAGAATAGTTGACAAAATCGCCGAATGAAACAGCAAAGATGACGATTTTACCAAAAATCATCGCACACAAGTGGGGATTTATCCGGATGAATCCTTTAATTGCTATGGGATAATAAATCTAgtcaagagaaaaaaaaaaacagaattaTGGCGCCGGTTGTAGGTAAATTACAGCTTTTTACTAGAGAAATTCACATACCTGATGACAAATTGATGCAGATATTTTGGTATGAAGAAATCAAAGATCATCCTGAAATTGATTGTTTGAGTGTTCCCCAGCGACGGGGAAAGTAACCGGAGCTGCTATCTCTCTGGGAAGAGTTGAACATGGAGCTTCAATCAGTTGCATAAGTTATTTTGTCTACTAAGGCATCACCTTCAATCAAGCCACGATTAGAAAATACTAGCGATtaaaattggaaagaattaactATAGGATGATTTAACCTTTCAGGAAAGTTGATATTCTTAATGCTACCAAGAATAATACCTCCATTATTCTGGACAAATTCATTGTAGCTTGTGGCATCAAATTGTGAGAATAAACACTGGCACCTTTGGATTAATTTTATCAGCTTCCCCCTTATATTATCACAACTAAACTTCTTTTTCTTAGTGGGAATTCTTGTTTGAGCGCAACACGCATCTTTACCAGTAACTGGCCTGGAGGATTTTTAATAACACTTACTGTTGCACATGAGGCCAAGTATTGTACAGCAGCACCTATTGAAACATCTTGATCAAAGATACAGCAGCCTCAAACTCCAAATGAGTCGATGGGCTGATTCTTGGTGCGCATGAATTCCACCAGCCTGCATCACAATTAAAACTCTATGCGTCGATGAGCTGATTCTGATGGTATAGCTGACTCTCCGCAACGACGGGATAAAATTCACTCAGATACTGATAATAAGGGATGAGATAAAGGAGGTAATAAACTCATCTATACTCACATCTATACGCACTGGAGGATTTTTAATAACACTTACCGTTGCAGCACCTATTGAAACATCTGGACCTGAATATCCCCCCATCATATGCATCAATGGGCTGATTCTTGGTGCGCGTGAATTCCACCAGCCTGCATAACAATTAAAACTCTATGCGTCGATGAGCTGATTGTGATGGTATTTCTTGAAAGATACATAAAAACTTGAAAAAGCTGAGATATAAGATAACTTTCATATAATACAGAAGTTAACCACCTTTTGTTTCACTTCTTGCTATCCTCCAAATACACCTTGTAATCAATATCTGAGTGAATATTCATCTTTAGACTCATTCCGAACAAGGACCTGAATCCTGTCTTCTCCTATCAGATCTTCAACATATTGCTTAATCTCTTGAGCGGAATCTTCAAGTTGACGGCTTTGCCAGATATTGATAATTTTTAATGAAGAAATATCCCCAAAACTAGGCGGAATCTCATCAAGCTCAGGACAATCCCACAGTTCTAATTTCTCAAGCATGGGAAAGGGTTCCTCTCTAACCTCCCACTTAGCAAGATTCACTTCCCACAACCTCAAATATTTGAGATTTTGGAAGGTGTCTTCCTCCCCCATGTTCCATTCTCCCCTCTCGATGATTGCGTCTTCAAGGTACAACTCTTCAAGGTTGGACAGTCTTCCTATTGTTGATAGTGAATCGGATGTCAGAGGAAACTGATGCAACCACAATATTTTCAAACTCGAAGAGAATTGAAAATTCCACAGTCGATTTTCAAACTTGAAGGGTGCGCTATCActtgaatttgaactttgaaAAGTTACTTTGAGAGATTCTAGTTCATTTAAGAAGTCCAATTTCGGGAACCAATATCGACCTGTTGAACAATCCCATGATTCCTTGAGATaaaatccaagctcttgaagatTGGGAAACCTTTTGAAAATATCCTCTGTGTCTTTTGAATAGGAAACTACGAGTCCTTGTATTAATCTCAACTTGTCTAACTTTGAGTCCTCTGCTATCAATTCTGGCTCATCTGTATCCAAATCAAAGAACGAACAGTCATCTATCTCCAGTACTCGCAACTTAACAAGATTCCAAATTGTTGGGAATAATACCAAGGGTGGTCCATGTTTATTCACCCATAGAGTTTCCAGATTTAAGAGATTTGAAAAAGATGAAGGCAGAGATTTAACTTCTGTACGAATGCTTAAGTACCTCAAATGAACCAATGTGCATATTTCATTCAACAAAGAATCATTCACCAGAATAACAGAGTCATCCAGTTGCAACACTCTAAGAAGCCTCAAGTGTCTTAGGTGACATATATCATTAAGACTATTGTGATGATATATGTATCCAGTTATCCTCAAAGAATAGAGGTGTTTACCAGAATGCCTATTGTTATGCAAAAGGTGCCGTTTATCATATGCAATGTCCATTTGACGTGGCATCAGatctgaagaagatgatgatggaGCACTTAAACGTATCTCGCCAAACAATTTTTCCTCTCTTGCTTTTATCAAACAAAAGTCATGCACAAGATCATGAATTTGGCAAGTCCGATCGTCACCTATTTCATTGAACGAAATTACCAAGCTACTGGAAATTAAATTATCCAGATAAATCGAAACCACTTCTTCCACACTCTTCATATCTCTCTGCTCCAAAAATCCTTCAGCAAGCCATAAAATTTCCAAATGACGAACTGGAATTGCTTCGTCCTTCGGAAAACTTGCAAGGTGAATCAAGCACAACTTTAAGGGATCAGGTAAATGGTCATAACTTAATGCTATAACATTCATCACGTCCTGTTCTCTACGGAAAATGAAGGAATTCAAATTATTTCGAACTTCAAGCCACACACTCCTTTTCTTCTCCTTCCCTGCAATGACTCCAGCAATCAAATCAACCACCAAAGGAAGCCGTTTACAGTTTTGGACTATCTCTTCCCCAACATCCAGTAGTTCATCAGGGCAACTTTCTTTTCCAAAGACCTTTTTCTCTAATAACTCCCAACTttcttcaagttttagcaatcgaAGGTCAAGAGGATCACTATGGCGTTGTGCATCCATTGCCACTTTCTTTTCTCGAGTCGTCAAAATAATTCGACTTCCATTCTCAACTTCAGGAAAGGGTCTTGTCAATTCTTCCCATGCTGCAGTTCCCCACAAATCATCTAAGACTATAAGGTACCTCTTTCCAAACAGATATTTCCGTAGCTCATCAACAACATCAATCTTCTTACCAAATTTCGAAGTTGAACCAACAACTTGATTAAAAAGTTTTTTCAGCAACTCCATCTCGTCATACTTTTGATCGACTGTACACCATGCGCGGATGTCAAAATGACAAAAAACTGACTTATCATTATACACTTTGTGCGCCAAAGTAGTTTTACCGGAACCCGGCATACCAGTGATCGAAATGACATCAAGTGTTTTTGGTCCACTGGTGAGCTTCCTAATTATCAAGTATGTCTCCTCTTCAAAACCTACGATTATTTTACTAGATATTGATGACTTACGCGCAACTGGCTTGTTGGCAGAGTTCACAACAATGACGCCCATGTTCTTGGGAATCTTCTTATGTAAATTTGAGACCTCTTTTTTTATAAGACTGATCTTTTCTATGGCAAAGGGAAGTGAGAAAATAAGATGTAAGAGACCATTATCTCTTACAATAATTGAATCAATGATATCTTTTGTCTCGTATGCCACATCTGAAACACGTGCCCAGAGATCTTTATACAATTCTTGCTCAACATTCCCAAACAAAGATCTTATGAATTCTAGATCTTCTTTCACtaacctgatttcttcctttatcAAAGCAACTAAATAAGCATTGGAATTGAGCAAATCATTTAGGTGTCTAAGTAGAAGATGCATGAATAGGGGTGCATCACTCATGGGAAAGTAGAGTTGAGATGAGTTCGGGGCTTTCAGGTAAACATCTTTGAGTTCTCTCTTCAGGAGTTCAATATTTTCAAGCAAGCCTAGAGTTGCACTGTTTGTTTCATTGGTACTCTCTCCTTTCTTTGATTTCTCTTCTAAGTCGCGAGCAATAGCTGATACGTCCTTGGTAAGTGCTCCAACATGTGCTAGGAATTCAAACAACTTGCCATTATGAATAAAGTCCTTAGGCACATCAGTGAGAATGATTAATAGGAACTCTATCATAATATGAATGTTTCGTGCCCCTGGAGTGCTAACGGTAATAACATTTATCATGTGTTCTTGTAGATGAATCAAATATTTTCTAAGAATGTCCGGAGAGGTTTCTAGGAGCTGCTTAATAAAGTGTCCAACTTCTGCTGATGTTGAAGCTTTCAAATTTGTAAAACATATGTGCATAACCTCCAACTGAGTTGGAATAATCTCCAAGAATGAATGTTCTAACTTGAAGAGTAGAGAGTGTCCACAAATTTGATTAGGCAATAGGAAGCGTCCTACTCTCTCAGCCATTAGTTGAAACTGAGGTAAGACATATTCAACAATCTCATGCCCAACGCAACCATTCACTATCAACTCGTGAAAATCTCTTATATTGCAACATACATTCTGAAGAATCTCATATTCTGTCATGAATGGAGAAAGTTGTTCAGCATGATACTTGGAAAGATGATGGAGATTCAGAACGAGAAAGTCCAGTTCCAATATCAGCTTTTTAGTTAGATCCACGTCAACAACTTTTTGAATTTCTTCATTCTTTAAGCTCTCTATGAAATCCAGAACATTGAGAGTGTCCTTGCGAATGGTAGAAAATGATACCTGCCAAAAGACCAAACATTATATCAAATTCTCACAAAGAAAGACAGTTAATTCTTTATATATTATATTCTTAGAGTTTGAGCAACTGGTTATGTATCCAAAATAAGCATGTCAAGAAAATGGTTTACTATGCATATGTTCAACTGCATTAAAAGAATATGTTCAGCTGGTGTTTTCCCCCCTTCAATTTACTACATTATGCACTAAAAAGGGGGATGGACGATTTAGTGAAGATTTATTCTAACCGTTCCGAGGAAGAGATGAATAGAAGTAATTGTCAAACATATAAACACAACTTCTTGAAAATCATAACTAACCAGGATTGACAAACTTTATAATATTTAGTTGTTTTTTTGTTCTTACAACAAGAAGTTTATAATTCTATCAATAAGTTCTTATTCTTTGTTATAAAATAGTGAATGCATGTCTCTGATAGCAAAACTTGCTCGTACTCGGTATTTGTACCAAAAAAATACTAGCTTAAAATTATTAAGCGATTTAATAATGTAAGAATATATATTAAGTGCTTATGTGCATCTATTGGTTTAGTATATAAAGTCATAATTaatcgaaaagaaataaaataaaacaaa contains:
- the LOC104221492 gene encoding putative late blight resistance protein homolog R1A-3 isoform X2, producing MIWCPSSLISSPSLHLHTNSYIIHTQQQRGDRKHSHRFFIFNINKKDLEKLKGKVTIMERGGQSEGESEKGKAIKLSKRETLFNYRVLQLYSTTDQMDSILLEPWGGTGGSKWNYKLKNPIKEILIAHGDIIDSIMFRTVTKKGITIGSPKFGGNGGQISKVSFSTIRKDTLNVLDFIESLKNEEIQKVVDVDLTKKLILELDFLVLNLHHLSKYHAEQLSPFMTEYEILQNVCCNIRDFHELIVNGCVGHEIVEYVLPQFQLMAERVGRFLLPNQICGHSLLFKLEHSFLEIIPTQLEVMHICFTNLKASTSAEVGHFIKQLLETSPDILRKYLIHLQEHMINVITVSTPGARNIHIMIEFLLIILTDVPKDFIHNGKLFEFLAHVGALTKDVSAIARDLEEKSKKGESTNETNSATLGLLENIELLKRELKDVYLKAPNSSQLYFPMSDAPLFMHLLLRHLNDLLNSNAYLVALIKEEIRLVKEDLEFIRSLFGNVEQELYKDLWARVSDVAYETKDIIDSIIVRDNGLLHLIFSLPFAIEKISLIKKEVSNLHKKIPKNMGVIVVNSANKPVARKSSISSKIIVGFEEETYLIIRKLTSGPKTLDVISITGMPGSGKTTLAHKVYNDKSVFCHFDIRAWCTVDQKYDEMELLKKLFNQVVGSTSKFGKKIDVVDELRKYLFGKRYLIVLDDLWGTAAWEELTRPFPEVENGSRIILTTREKKVAMDAQRHSDPLDLRLLKLEESWELLEKKVFGKESCPDELLDVGEEIVQNCKRLPLVVDLIAGVIAGKEKKRSVWLEVRNNLNSFIFRREQDVMNVIALSYDHLPDPLKLCLIHLASFPKDEAIPVRHLEILWLAEGFLEQRDMKSVEEVVSIYLDNLISSSLVISFNEIGDDRTCQIHDLVHDFCLIKAREEKLFGEIRLSAPSSSSSDLMPRQMDIAYDKRHLLHNNRHSGKHLYSLRITGYIYHHNSLNDICHLRHLRLLRVLQLDDSVILVNDSLLNEICTLVHLRYLSIRTEVKSLPSSFSNLLNLETLWVNKHGPPLVLFPTIWNLVKLRVLEIDDCSFFDLDTDEPELIAEDSKLDKLRLIQGLVVSYSKDTEDIFKRFPNLQELGFYLKESWDCSTGRYWFPKLDFLNELESLKVTFQSSNSSDSAPFKFENRLWNFQFSSSLKILWLHQFPLTSDSLSTIGRLSNLEELYLEDAIIERGEWNMGEEDTFQNLKYLRLWEVNLAKWEVREEPFPMLEKLELWDCPELDEIPPSFGDISSLKIINIWQSRQLEDSAQEIKQYVEDLIGEDRIQVLVRNESKDEYSLRY
- the LOC104221492 gene encoding putative late blight resistance protein homolog R1B-8 isoform X1; translated protein: MIWCPSSLISSPSLHLHTNSYIIHTQQQRGDRKHSHRFFIFNINKKDLEKLKGKVTIMERGGQSEGESEKGKAIKLSKRETLFNYRVLQLYSTTDQMDSILLEPWGGTGGSKWNYKLKNPIKEILIAHGDIIDSIMFRTVTKKGITIGSPKFGGNGGQISKVVIEATPLEYLTGIKGTFGHYCGLSVIKSLCFITNVKNYGPFGCEAGGTPFSLVMKEGVAIVGFHGRCGAFLDAIGVYLQKLTPSASEKEPMVEDIEIRDVSFSTIRKDTLNVLDFIESLKNEEIQKVVDVDLTKKLILELDFLVLNLHHLSKYHAEQLSPFMTEYEILQNVCCNIRDFHELIVNGCVGHEIVEYVLPQFQLMAERVGRFLLPNQICGHSLLFKLEHSFLEIIPTQLEVMHICFTNLKASTSAEVGHFIKQLLETSPDILRKYLIHLQEHMINVITVSTPGARNIHIMIEFLLIILTDVPKDFIHNGKLFEFLAHVGALTKDVSAIARDLEEKSKKGESTNETNSATLGLLENIELLKRELKDVYLKAPNSSQLYFPMSDAPLFMHLLLRHLNDLLNSNAYLVALIKEEIRLVKEDLEFIRSLFGNVEQELYKDLWARVSDVAYETKDIIDSIIVRDNGLLHLIFSLPFAIEKISLIKKEVSNLHKKIPKNMGVIVVNSANKPVARKSSISSKIIVGFEEETYLIIRKLTSGPKTLDVISITGMPGSGKTTLAHKVYNDKSVFCHFDIRAWCTVDQKYDEMELLKKLFNQVVGSTSKFGKKIDVVDELRKYLFGKRYLIVLDDLWGTAAWEELTRPFPEVENGSRIILTTREKKVAMDAQRHSDPLDLRLLKLEESWELLEKKVFGKESCPDELLDVGEEIVQNCKRLPLVVDLIAGVIAGKEKKRSVWLEVRNNLNSFIFRREQDVMNVIALSYDHLPDPLKLCLIHLASFPKDEAIPVRHLEILWLAEGFLEQRDMKSVEEVVSIYLDNLISSSLVISFNEIGDDRTCQIHDLVHDFCLIKAREEKLFGEIRLSAPSSSSSDLMPRQMDIAYDKRHLLHNNRHSGKHLYSLRITGYIYHHNSLNDICHLRHLRLLRVLQLDDSVILVNDSLLNEICTLVHLRYLSIRTEVKSLPSSFSNLLNLETLWVNKHGPPLVLFPTIWNLVKLRVLEIDDCSFFDLDTDEPELIAEDSKLDKLRLIQGLVVSYSKDTEDIFKRFPNLQELGFYLKESWDCSTGRYWFPKLDFLNELESLKVTFQSSNSSDSAPFKFENRLWNFQFSSSLKILWLHQFPLTSDSLSTIGRLSNLEELYLEDAIIERGEWNMGEEDTFQNLKYLRLWEVNLAKWEVREEPFPMLEKLELWDCPELDEIPPSFGDISSLKIINIWQSRQLEDSAQEIKQYVEDLIGEDRIQVLVRNESKDEYSLRY